TCGTCATCGGTATGGCGGTGTTGATTCTCGGCATGTTGTTCTTCGAGGGCACCATCCCCGCCACCCTGACCTCGCTGTTCGGCACCACGGTCCGCTACAGCTGCTTCGCCATTAGCTACAACTTATCGGTGTCACTGCTCGGTGGGACTGCGCCGCTGGTGAACACCTGGTTGATCGAAAAAACCGGTATCACGCTAATCCCGGCGTTTTACCTGATGGGCGGTGCGGTGCTGGGTTTGCTGGCCTTGTGGAAAATGCAAGACCGAACCGGCCAGGCGTTGCCGTCCTGATCCCCCTTTATCACCTGTGTATCTATGGAGCATAAAATGAGCCTGACCACGAAAGTAAAAATCTCTTCCGGCGGTGCCTATGAGTCTGTTTTTGGTTACTCACGGGCGGTCAAAGCCGACAACCAGCTGCATATTTCGGGCACCTGTGCCACACCCGACTTTGAAAAAGCAGATGCCTACGAGCAGACAAAATCGATCCTGAACACTATCGCCAACGTGATTCAACAGGCGGATATGGAGATGGAGGATGTGGTGCGAACCGTGGTGTATGTGCGTGATATCAACGATGCAGAAAAGGTGGCTAAGGCGCATCTTGAGACGTTTGGCACCATCCGTCCGGCCAGCACCATCGTACAAGTGGACTCGATGCTACGCACCTGGCAACGGGTAGAGATTGAAACTTACGCCATTCGTTAAGCCCCATGCAGCGCCCCAGGATGGGCGCTGCCGCTGGCCGGATTACAAAAACTCCTGCGCCTTTTGAATCAAACTGGTTTTCGTCAACGCCCCAAGGAAACGGCGTTCCTGCGGGTTATTCAGCACCGGCAAGCGCTCCAGCGTGA
The DNA window shown above is from Pantoea sp. At-9b and carries:
- a CDS encoding Rid family hydrolase, translating into MSLTTKVKISSGGAYESVFGYSRAVKADNQLHISGTCATPDFEKADAYEQTKSILNTIANVIQQADMEMEDVVRTVVYVRDINDAEKVAKAHLETFGTIRPASTIVQVDSMLRTWQRVEIETYAIR